Proteins encoded together in one Triticum dicoccoides isolate Atlit2015 ecotype Zavitan chromosome 7B, WEW_v2.0, whole genome shotgun sequence window:
- the LOC119338760 gene encoding uncharacterized protein LOC119338760, translating to MAASGSKEIEEILVEGLINIRKKNEIWNNNRKILGSSTTQELVGGVVKSYRFNYAEGQTVAHGHMYTEFGSGLRKEYAASFLILKDNEANDGLTGERIVEETLKLSGNPESVVEAYFSTYCKKIRKWIVVYERFEGYLLENTNMVPAFFASEAKRDLTDFWRNKIRSLLDVLDQARVRHVVHGNLANGDSYVISSGTVKLINIARYRRANHDDTSDIEGLDGFLRTQDFSNARSSAEWMGLSFLLNSEAMSERDWKRVVMMHPILVVAEDKLTSYEEVHTFMWRLKSFERERFANALYCKMRQHIGYTLYSYLDMTRPVHLGLYKFTQYTGIIYLEIINFMSNMISHANDYVINGFWGPARIVQEIQDTFGGYMSMAYAVSKTKRYWNQELFNDGQQLPYRI from the exons ATGGCTGCCTCGGGTAGCAAAGAAATAGAGGAAATATTGGTTGAAGGACTGATAAATATCCGAAAGAAGAATGAGATCTGGAACAACAATCGAAAGATTCTTGGATCCTCAACGACCCAG GAACTGGTAGGTGGTGTTGTTAAATCATATCGGTTCAATTATGCAGAGGGTCAAACTGTAGCTCATGGCCATATGTATACTGAGTTTGGTTCTGGCCTTAGAAAAGAATATGCGGCTTCGTTTCTTATTCTGAAAGATAATGaagcaaatgatggtttaactggaGAAAGGATTGTGGAAGAAACACTGAAACTTTCTGGCAACCCTGAGAGCGTAGTTGAGGCATACTTTAGTACCTACTGTAAAAAAATTCGTAAATGGATTGTGGTCTATGAGAGGTTTGAGGGCTATCTCCTAGAAAATACAAACATGGTTCCGGCATTCTTTGCAAGTGAAGCAAAAAGAGACTtgacagacttttggagaaacaaAATTAG GTCATTGCTTGACGTCCTTGATCAGGCACGAGTGAGACATGTGGTACATGGCAACCTTGCCAATGGAGACAGCTACGTCATTTCATCAGGAACTGTTAAATTGATTAACATAGCACGGTATCGAAGGGCAAATCATGATGATACAAGTGACATAGAAGGACTGGATGGATTTCTACGGACACAAGATTTTTCCAATGCCAGGAGCAGTGCTGAGTGGATGGGTCTGTCGTTTCTTCTCAATTCCGAAGCGATGAGCGA ACGTGACTGGAAGCGGGTTGTCATGATGCACCCAATTCTGGTGGTTGCAGAGGATAAACTAACAAGCTACGAAGAGGTTCATACTTTTATGTGGCGCCTCAAGAGTTTTGAGCGTGAGAGGTTTGCAAATGCATTGTACTGTAAAATGCGTCAGCACATAGGGTACACACTCTATAGTTACCTCGACATGACTCGTCCCGTCCACCTTGGTCTTTATAAATTTACTCAATATACTGGGATCATTTATCTGGAGATCATTAATTTTATGAGCAACATGATATCCCATGCAAACGACTACGTCATCAAT GGCTTTTGGGGGCCAGCACGCATCGTTCAGGAGATACAAGACACATTTGGCGGTTATATGAGTATGGCCTACGCGGTATCGAAGACTAAGAGGTATTGGAACCAAGAACTGTTCAATGACGGGCAACAACTTCCATATCGTATTTG a